The following are encoded together in the Natronincola ferrireducens genome:
- a CDS encoding flotillin family protein has product MLIPIIIVGVIVLLILGILLMWKRVSQDKALVITGLKKRVISGGGGFVVPLLERTDKISLENMKIEVRTDGALTEQGVDIKADGVAVLKVKSDKESILSAVEQFNTGHEARTIEVIKDTAKDVLEGKLREIISKMSVEEIYKDREKFASQVQEVAALDLADMGLEIKAFTIRDIKDDNGYLIALGKKRIAEVKRDAEIAEAESKKETKIKTAEANKQGEQARLISETQIAEASKEKELKVQAYRKDQETEKAKADLAYEIEASKVQQEVEKEKMQVQIVRKQKEIELAEQEALRRERELEATIKKQAEAEKYSSERRTDAAKYKEIQDAQASAESIKLRGMASAEAKRAEGMAEVDIIREKGKAEAEAMMKKAEAFKQYNDAAITQMIIEKLPEIAKAIAEPLSKTEKIVIVDSGNGEGKGAAKVSGYITDIMASLPETVNALTGTDLTQILKSRIHTTTESPSETQPAPKIHPTEQGE; this is encoded by the coding sequence ATGCTTATACCAATTATTATAGTTGGAGTTATTGTTTTACTTATTCTAGGTATTTTATTGATGTGGAAAAGAGTATCTCAGGACAAGGCATTGGTGATTACAGGACTTAAAAAACGTGTAATCTCTGGGGGTGGGGGATTTGTTGTTCCGCTATTAGAGAGAACCGACAAGATCTCCTTAGAAAACATGAAGATCGAAGTGAGAACAGATGGTGCTTTAACAGAACAAGGAGTAGATATTAAGGCTGATGGCGTGGCTGTTTTAAAGGTTAAATCTGATAAAGAATCTATCTTATCTGCAGTAGAGCAGTTTAATACAGGCCATGAAGCTAGAACAATAGAAGTAATAAAGGATACAGCAAAGGACGTATTAGAAGGCAAGCTTCGTGAGATTATTTCTAAAATGTCCGTAGAAGAAATCTATAAGGATAGAGAAAAATTTGCATCTCAAGTTCAAGAGGTAGCAGCTCTAGACTTAGCAGATATGGGGCTAGAAATCAAAGCCTTTACGATTCGTGATATTAAGGATGATAATGGTTATTTAATCGCCCTTGGAAAAAAGAGAATTGCAGAAGTAAAAAGAGACGCTGAAATTGCTGAAGCTGAATCCAAGAAAGAAACAAAGATTAAAACAGCTGAAGCCAATAAACAAGGGGAGCAAGCAAGGCTAATTTCTGAAACGCAAATTGCTGAAGCATCTAAGGAAAAGGAATTAAAGGTTCAAGCCTATAGAAAAGATCAGGAAACCGAAAAAGCCAAGGCTGACTTAGCCTATGAAATCGAAGCAAGTAAGGTTCAACAGGAAGTTGAAAAGGAAAAAATGCAGGTTCAAATCGTTAGAAAGCAAAAAGAAATTGAACTTGCAGAACAAGAGGCCCTTCGTAGAGAAAGAGAACTGGAAGCGACCATTAAGAAGCAAGCGGAAGCTGAAAAGTATAGCTCTGAAAGAAGGACAGATGCAGCTAAATACAAAGAAATCCAAGATGCTCAAGCATCAGCAGAATCTATTAAGCTAAGGGGGATGGCATCTGCTGAAGCTAAGAGGGCTGAAGGTATGGCAGAAGTAGATATTATTCGTGAAAAGGGTAAAGCTGAAGCTGAAGCCATGATGAAAAAGGCAGAGGCCTTTAAGCAGTACAACGATGCTGCTATTACCCAAATGATTATAGAAAAGCTTCCCGAAATTGCTAAGGCTATCGCAGAACCTTTATCGAAGACAGAGAAAATTGTTATCGTGGACTCTGGAAATGGAGAAGGAAAAGGAGCCGCGAAGGTTTCTGGATATATTACAGATATTATGGCTAGCTTACCTGAAACCGTCAATGCCTTAACTGGTACTGACTTAACCCAAATACTAAAGAGTAGAATTCACACAACTACTGAAAGTCCATCAGAGACTCAACCAGCACCAAAGATTCACCCAACTGAACAAGGGGAATAG
- a CDS encoding LexA family protein: MKGEQIEILKAIEKFIRDNGFYPTIWEICRLVNVKSTRGVHMYLKRLGELGIVENQGALLGTMKITKKGRDVIKAYEIIG; the protein is encoded by the coding sequence GTGAAGGGTGAACAGATAGAGATTTTAAAAGCCATTGAGAAATTTATAAGAGATAATGGATTTTACCCAACGATATGGGAAATATGTAGATTAGTAAATGTAAAATCTACTAGAGGAGTACATATGTATCTAAAACGGTTAGGAGAACTGGGAATTGTTGAAAATCAGGGGGCTTTACTTGGAACCATGAAGATCACCAAAAAGGGTAGAGATGTCATAAAGGCCTATGAAATTATAGGATGA
- a CDS encoding polysaccharide deacetylase family protein, with amino-acid sequence MKKLSGILIAVIMVIGLVVGGFSFSETRKHITSNDLQEIEKGFQEEKVVENEDNLKGLEDEFNDKEEMNKEKEENKKHETINTEDGKKPLPNIGDYGQEGHKSSKKVFLTFDDGPTSLTPKILDILKEHDVLATFFVIGKLAEDQPDIVQRTYDEGHMVLPHSYSHDYSIYSTFETFYDDFYRAEEVVENILNIEVPPIFRFPGGSSNHSSFRYGGKQFMPQLTEDIKEKGYYYIDWNVSSGDAGPDYNDKDKMLNNIFQGAKNKDFIVVLCHDVSWNVKMAEILPQVITTLREQGYQFRTFKDITEEELNKMVSLKIANKSIVR; translated from the coding sequence ATGAAAAAGTTAAGTGGAATATTAATTGCTGTGATAATGGTTATAGGACTTGTTGTAGGAGGATTTTCTTTTTCAGAAACTAGAAAACATATAACATCTAATGATTTACAAGAAATTGAAAAAGGCTTTCAAGAAGAGAAAGTCGTAGAAAATGAAGATAACCTAAAAGGTTTAGAGGATGAATTTAACGATAAAGAAGAAATGAACAAAGAAAAGGAAGAAAATAAAAAACATGAAACCATCAACACAGAAGATGGGAAAAAACCACTTCCAAACATAGGGGATTATGGACAAGAGGGTCATAAGTCTTCTAAAAAGGTATTTCTAACCTTTGATGACGGGCCCACTTCTTTAACACCTAAAATATTAGATATATTGAAGGAACATGATGTTTTAGCTACCTTTTTTGTTATAGGGAAATTAGCGGAAGATCAACCTGATATTGTACAAAGAACCTATGATGAGGGGCACATGGTTCTACCCCATTCTTATTCTCATGATTACAGCATTTATAGTACCTTTGAAACCTTTTATGATGATTTTTATAGGGCAGAAGAAGTTGTTGAAAACATATTAAACATAGAGGTACCTCCCATTTTTCGCTTTCCTGGTGGGTCCTCCAATCATAGCTCCTTTAGATATGGAGGTAAACAATTTATGCCTCAGCTTACAGAGGATATAAAAGAAAAAGGGTATTATTACATTGATTGGAATGTTTCATCTGGTGATGCAGGTCCTGATTATAATGATAAAGATAAGATGCTGAACAATATATTCCAAGGGGCAAAAAATAAAGATTTTATTGTAGTACTATGCCATGATGTTTCCTGGAATGTAAAAATGGCAGAAATATTACCCCAGGTAATCACAACGCTAAGAGAACAGGGTTACCAGTTTAGGACATTTAAAGATATTACTGAAGAAGAATTAAATAAAATGGTAAGCTTGAAAATTGCAAACAAGTCTATCGTGCGATAG
- a CDS encoding HlyD family efflux transporter periplasmic adaptor subunit — MEKKRKANKRISFKKVSKLFIGMIILLYFLSRVSPFFSQATNKTYIAEYGKIESLVSREGLVVRDEKVVGTLGEGEINLAVNIGEKVAKGQKLATIYLDEVDEKTTKDLEIISLRIENIKGQQTQQSIFHRDIEKINQEIAGISKEIQQNIEEGQYEKIKGLKEKIALLVEKKSIISGEKSFAGQNLEQLERQRQILQNKVNASVEKIYSEFSGIVAVGSDGLEDILSLKNIDEITGQQLRVIENTYESGRNNLQKQNIKIIKSHRWSIIVELQDSEIEGMEKGKTIKIRQRGNPREYNALIRNIISEEESNMVILDLNEFMESFYEERTLDLDMIKSSYEGIMIPETAIIEKEGQEGVYRLDINGFSRFVPVKVKGRNREYAIVYHGYFEHEGNRVNTINFYDEIIMYAEKISEGDKVR; from the coding sequence TTGGAAAAAAAAAGAAAAGCAAACAAGAGGATTTCCTTTAAAAAAGTTAGTAAATTATTTATAGGGATGATTATATTGTTATACTTTTTATCACGAGTATCTCCATTTTTTAGTCAAGCAACCAATAAGACCTATATAGCAGAGTATGGTAAAATAGAATCACTTGTATCAAGAGAAGGACTTGTTGTAAGGGATGAAAAAGTTGTTGGAACCTTAGGGGAAGGAGAAATAAACCTTGCTGTAAACATTGGAGAAAAGGTAGCAAAGGGTCAAAAACTAGCTACTATTTACTTAGATGAGGTGGATGAGAAAACAACAAAAGATTTAGAGATAATCAGTTTAAGAATAGAGAATATTAAGGGACAGCAAACCCAGCAATCAATTTTCCATAGAGATATTGAGAAAATCAATCAAGAGATAGCTGGAATTTCTAAGGAAATACAGCAAAATATAGAGGAAGGCCAATATGAAAAGATAAAAGGATTAAAAGAGAAGATAGCCCTTTTAGTGGAGAAGAAAAGTATTATCAGCGGTGAAAAAAGCTTTGCTGGTCAAAATTTAGAGCAATTGGAGAGACAACGGCAGATCCTTCAAAATAAAGTTAATGCATCTGTTGAGAAAATATATAGTGAATTTTCAGGCATAGTTGCTGTAGGCAGCGATGGACTAGAAGACATTTTAAGTTTGAAGAATATAGATGAAATTACGGGGCAACAATTAAGGGTAATTGAAAATACTTATGAGTCAGGGAGAAATAATTTACAGAAGCAGAATATAAAGATTATAAAGAGCCATCGATGGAGTATTATTGTTGAATTACAGGACTCAGAGATTGAAGGAATGGAGAAGGGAAAGACCATAAAGATAAGACAACGGGGAAATCCTAGAGAATACAATGCACTTATTAGGAATATTATTTCTGAGGAAGAAAGCAATATGGTTATACTGGATTTAAATGAGTTTATGGAAAGCTTTTATGAGGAACGAACCCTTGATCTGGATATGATTAAAAGTAGTTATGAAGGTATTATGATTCCTGAAACAGCTATTATAGAGAAAGAAGGACAAGAGGGTGTGTATCGATTAGATATTAATGGTTTTTCTAGATTTGTACCTGTTAAGGTAAAAGGAAGGAATCGAGAATATGCAATTGTTTATCATGGTTATTTTGAACATGAGGGTAATAGAGTAAACACCATAAACTTTTATGATGAAATAATAATGTATGCTGAAAAAATTTCAGAAGGCGATAAAGTACGCTAA
- a CDS encoding YggS family pyridoxal phosphate-dependent enzyme, producing MCLTIDININLREVEEKIRVAALKAGRDAKDIQLIAVTKTVEPEIIKKAIEYGVKHVGENKVQELLRKYEVIGDQVQWHMIGHLQKNKVKYIIDKVALIHSVDSYDLALEIDKRAKKSGLIMKCLLQVNVSGEETKYGVSREQAKDLLKEISKLHNIHIVGLMTMAPYVEEAKETRACFESLKELSLEIEKMGLHNIQMKYLSMGMSNDFEVAIEEGGTLVRIGSKIFGERNY from the coding sequence ATTTGTTTGACAATAGATATTAACATCAATCTTAGAGAAGTAGAAGAAAAAATCCGTGTAGCAGCTTTAAAGGCGGGAAGAGATGCTAAAGATATACAACTAATTGCTGTAACTAAAACAGTGGAGCCAGAGATTATAAAAAAAGCTATAGAGTATGGAGTTAAACATGTAGGAGAAAACAAAGTCCAAGAGTTGTTAAGGAAATATGAAGTAATAGGAGATCAAGTTCAATGGCACATGATTGGCCATCTTCAAAAAAACAAAGTAAAATATATTATTGATAAAGTTGCTCTAATCCATTCTGTAGATTCCTATGATTTAGCTTTAGAAATAGATAAGAGAGCTAAAAAATCAGGTCTTATAATGAAGTGTCTTCTACAGGTTAATGTTTCGGGAGAAGAGACAAAGTATGGTGTATCTCGAGAACAAGCAAAGGATTTATTAAAGGAAATTAGTAAACTGCATAATATTCATATTGTTGGTTTAATGACAATGGCTCCCTATGTTGAGGAAGCAAAGGAAACAAGAGCTTGCTTTGAAAGCCTCAAAGAACTATCTTTAGAGATAGAAAAAATGGGATTACATAATATCCAAATGAAATATTTATCTATGGGTATGTCTAATGATTTTGAAGTAGCAATTGAAGAAGGTGGAACTTTGGTAAGAATTGGAAGTAAAATTTTTGGAGAACGTAACTACTAG
- a CDS encoding cell division protein SepF — MAGKIIDKVKYFMGLDVFEEEEIQGDDEQYQQDDMTPVLNSNKKNKILNIHTTTQMKVIIYEPSNFDEAPGIVDNLKNRKPVIINLENIEPDLARKFFDFLNGAIYALDGNIQKVSTGIFILAPNNVDIMGNIKEELKNKGVFPWQK, encoded by the coding sequence ATGGCGGGAAAAATTATTGATAAGGTAAAATATTTTATGGGGTTAGATGTATTTGAAGAGGAAGAGATACAGGGTGATGATGAACAATATCAGCAGGATGATATGACACCTGTCTTAAATAGTAATAAAAAGAATAAAATTTTAAATATACATACAACAACACAAATGAAGGTAATTATTTATGAGCCTAGCAATTTTGATGAAGCTCCAGGTATTGTAGACAATTTAAAAAACAGAAAACCTGTTATTATTAATTTAGAAAATATCGAACCTGATTTAGCTAGAAAGTTTTTTGATTTTTTAAATGGTGCGATCTATGCCTTAGATGGAAATATTCAAAAGGTTTCCACAGGTATATTTATTTTAGCTCCTAACAATGTAGACATTATGGGGAACATTAAAGAGGAGTTAAAAAATAAAGGGGTTTTTCCCTGGCAGAAATAA
- a CDS encoding YggT family protein — translation MFATSDIIRALYYLARLINVFILIRVLFSWINPNPHSSLVQFIYGVTEPILSPVRNLIYKLGYTGMIDFSPILAILLVNMGYSLLVRLVISL, via the coding sequence TTGTTTGCAACCTCAGATATTATAAGGGCATTATACTATTTAGCTAGACTAATCAATGTTTTTATTTTGATTAGAGTATTGTTTTCTTGGATTAACCCAAACCCCCACAGTTCATTGGTGCAGTTCATTTATGGGGTAACAGAACCTATCTTATCCCCTGTAAGAAATCTCATATACAAACTTGGATATACCGGCATGATAGATTTTTCACCAATTTTAGCTATATTATTGGTGAATATGGGCTATTCACTGCTGGTAAGGCTGGTAATTAGCCTGTGA
- a CDS encoding YlmH family RNA-binding protein, with translation MIDKEQYIHHIKDDALRHSMVKILDKVEGVLRNHDIKGTDFLNPYEITAVEEVLSNFENIAFKASGGYKGAERQVLVIFQDYLALESVKIPVAALELTGNIKFKTLNHRDYLGAILSLGVKREKVGDIIINENSCQIVLQEELKDFLKFHLNKVGNVSISIKEIGLEELKPLDVTYKELSGTVASLRLDSIVSLGFKVPRSEAQSLIAKERVYINWKPINKNFYEIHPSDVISVRGRGRIIVEGIQGETKSGRVHIKLKKPI, from the coding sequence GTGATTGACAAAGAACAGTATATACATCATATAAAGGATGATGCATTAAGACATTCAATGGTTAAAATATTGGACAAGGTAGAAGGCGTCCTAAGAAACCATGATATTAAAGGAACAGATTTTTTAAATCCATATGAGATAACAGCTGTAGAAGAAGTATTGTCTAACTTTGAAAATATTGCTTTCAAGGCATCTGGAGGATACAAAGGGGCAGAGAGACAAGTCCTTGTTATCTTTCAAGATTATTTGGCACTTGAATCTGTAAAAATCCCTGTGGCTGCTTTAGAACTCACTGGGAATATAAAATTCAAAACCTTAAATCATCGAGATTATTTAGGGGCTATATTATCATTAGGAGTTAAACGAGAAAAGGTTGGGGACATCATCATTAATGAAAATAGTTGTCAAATAGTTTTGCAGGAGGAGTTAAAAGACTTTCTTAAATTTCACTTGAATAAGGTAGGAAATGTTTCTATATCCATTAAAGAAATAGGGTTAGAAGAATTAAAGCCTTTGGATGTGACCTATAAAGAACTAAGTGGTACCGTTGCTTCATTAAGACTAGATAGTATTGTCAGCTTAGGATTTAAAGTGCCCAGAAGTGAAGCCCAAAGCTTAATAGCTAAGGAAAGAGTATATATAAACTGGAAACCTATTAATAAAAATTTCTATGAAATACATCCCAGTGATGTTATCTCTGTAAGAGGTAGAGGACGTATAATTGTGGAGGGTATCCAAGGGGAAACAAAATCAGGTAGAGTACATATCAAACTGAAAAAACCAATATAA
- a CDS encoding DivIVA domain-containing protein gives MLTPLDIQNKEFKKAFRGYKEEEVDEFLDEVMIHYEKLFKENAELKDKIEKAQQQVEQYKNLEETLKNTLVVAQNTAEEVKSNASKKSQLIIEEAEIQAKEIINNAKKDVEDVKYEYEEVKKQMKIFKTRYKTLLQSQLETLLETKEELEGS, from the coding sequence ATGCTTACACCTTTAGATATTCAAAATAAAGAGTTTAAAAAAGCGTTTAGAGGTTATAAAGAAGAGGAAGTAGATGAATTTTTAGACGAAGTTATGATACATTATGAAAAGCTATTTAAAGAAAATGCTGAATTAAAGGATAAGATAGAGAAAGCGCAGCAACAGGTGGAACAGTATAAAAATTTAGAAGAAACTTTGAAAAACACATTAGTTGTAGCCCAAAACACAGCGGAGGAAGTGAAAAGTAATGCATCTAAAAAATCTCAGCTAATTATTGAAGAAGCTGAGATACAAGCAAAAGAAATTATTAATAATGCCAAAAAAGATGTAGAAGATGTAAAGTATGAATATGAAGAAGTAAAAAAACAGATGAAAATTTTTAAAACTAGGTATAAAACCTTACTACAATCTCAATTGGAGACATTATTAGAAACCAAAGAAGAATTAGAAGGAAGTTAA
- a CDS encoding 5'-methylthioadenosine/adenosylhomocysteine nucleosidase, with product MNRIGIIGAMDEEVDILKDEMKVQEIKNIGNMDFYIGQLSSREIVLVRCGIGKVNAAVCTQILIGQLGVEAVINTGVAGGIHDSLEVLDVVISTDVQQHDFDVTGFGYKIGEIPRMDTSIFKADENLLDMGYRAAKKALKNHKVLKGRIVSGDVFVSSPELKNKIQEVFQAYCTEMEGAAIGHTCYLNGVPFVIIRAMSDKADGSAHTSFTEFVTEAANHSKAIVMDMLNQI from the coding sequence ATGAATAGGATAGGTATTATTGGAGCAATGGATGAGGAAGTAGATATTCTTAAGGACGAAATGAAGGTTCAAGAGATTAAAAATATAGGGAATATGGATTTTTATATAGGACAGCTGTCAAGTAGAGAGATTGTATTAGTTCGCTGTGGAATTGGGAAAGTTAATGCTGCAGTATGCACTCAAATCTTGATAGGACAACTTGGAGTAGAAGCTGTTATTAATACGGGAGTAGCAGGAGGAATTCATGATAGCTTAGAGGTTTTAGATGTAGTAATTTCTACAGATGTACAGCAGCATGATTTTGATGTAACAGGATTTGGATATAAAATAGGTGAAATACCAAGGATGGATACTTCTATCTTTAAGGCAGATGAAAACTTGCTGGATATGGGGTATAGGGCAGCAAAAAAAGCGTTGAAAAATCATAAGGTATTAAAGGGTAGAATTGTCTCAGGGGATGTTTTTGTTAGTAGTCCTGAATTAAAAAATAAAATACAGGAAGTTTTTCAAGCCTATTGTACAGAGATGGAGGGGGCAGCTATAGGACATACCTGTTATTTAAATGGAGTACCCTTTGTCATAATTAGAGCTATGTCAGATAAAGCGGATGGGTCGGCCCATACCAGTTTTACAGAATTTGTTACAGAGGCTGCCAATCATTCAAAAGCAATTGTTATGGACATGTTGAATCAAATTTAA